Within the Cryptococcus neoformans var. neoformans B-3501A chromosome 1, whole genome shotgun sequence genome, the region TTTTGTTTCGAATAGTTCAAACTCTTTCCAAGGTTGAAAGTTCGGCAATATAGTAAACATCGAGCACCATGGTTGGCGTAACCGGTATAAGTCTAAGTCTAAGTCTAAGTCTAAGTCTCTCTTCAGAAGAGCTGAAGACTCAAGACGTGGAGCAAAATGAAAAGCTCCAGAGCACCACAAACATGTTTACCAATGCCGCTGTAGCGACTGGTGAGTCAATATTTTGAAAGTGAACTCAAGTACGGACGCACTGCTAATCTCATTATTGCAGACGAGGAACATAACATGACCTTGTGGCAGGGCTGTAAACTCTACCGCAAAGGGATATTGTGGTCCGTTCTTATATCTTCCTGTTGCGCAATGGAAGGTTACGACATATCTCTTGTAGGGAATTTCTGTAAGGTCTCTTATGTCGATACGATAGCAAAAGCTGACACTGTCATTAGACGCGTTTGACCCTAA harbors:
- a CDS encoding hypothetical protein (Match to ESTs gb|CF191427.1|CF191427, gb|CF185829.1|CF185829), producing the protein MFTNAAVATDEEHNMTLWQGCKLYRKGILWSVLISSCCAMEGYDISLVGNFYAFDPKRFRIRCGVLRVSLGHQNQTSNETTICIVPTNTLISSTSLVSSSK